The genomic segment CGGTGCCGCACCTCGGTCCGCTGCTGGAGCACCGCAGCGAGAACCCGCGGTGCCTGATCGCGTACATCGACCGCAAGGGCGCCGACTTCGAGGTCCGCGACGACTACGGCCGTGAGGAAGCCGGGCACCAGGAGGGGCAGGACTGGCCGATCCACCGCAACCGGCACGGCGCCGACTGGTCCGTCCGGCACTTCGAGCTCGCCGTCGAGGAGACCTGGGACCACAACGCCGGGGAGATCGCCAAGGCCCTCGCGGAGACCTGGGAGGAGACCGGCGCCCGGATGCTGGTCCTCGCCGGGGACGTGCGCGAGCGCCGCGCCGTGCACGACCGGCTCCCCGAGCCGCTGAAGTCCGCCTGCACCGAGACCGAGTACGGCGGCCGCGCCGCCGGCGCCCGCCGGGAGCGGCTGGACGAGGTGGTGGACGAGGCCCGCGAGAAGTACGTCCGGCAGCACACGGCGGAGCTGCTGGACCGGTTCCGCTCCCGCCGCGCCCAGGTGCCCGGCGATGTGCCGCACGACGCGGCGGAGGGCGTGCCCGCGCTGGTCGAGGCGGCGCGCGAGCACCGCATCGGCTCACTCGTCATCCGGCCCGACGGACCCGACGTGCACCGCGAGGTGTGGGTGGGCCGCGAGCCCGACCAGATCGCCGTACGGCACACCGACATCCCGTACCTCGGCGACACCGAACCGGTCGCCGTCCGCGCCGACGACGCGCTGCTGCGCGCCGCGGCCGCGAGCGGCGCCGAGGCCGTCGTCGTGCACCGCCCGGAGGACGTCGACGGTGATCTGCCGTCCGGCGGGCTGGGCGCCCTGCTCCGCTGGCCCAGCGCCCGCGGCGAACGTCTGGAGGAATCGCTGTGACCCTCAGGAACCCCCTCCTCCGCAACCCCTTCCGCCGGAATCACCGCGCGGGCCGCCCGCCCGACCCGGCGGCGGGCCAACAGCAGCGCGGAACGAAGCAGCAGCGGGAGGACCACATGCAGCGAGGCAGCGACCGGCTCAACGTGCACCACGACGACGAGATGAAGCACCAGCTCCAGGGGATGCTCCGCTCCGGGCACTCCACCCGGGCGGAGGAGTGGCACGACCCCGAGCCCAGCGCCGAGGACGACCCCGACACCACGCTGCGCCCGGCCCCGACCCCCGGTGTCAGCGACGAGGCCGAGGCGGAGGCCCTCCGCTCCGAACTCGCCCGCTACTTCGGCCGCACCCCCTTCCCCGGCCGGCGCGAACAGCTCCTGGGCACGCTGCGCGAACGCAACGCCCCCGAACGGCTGGTGGAGGTGATCGGCACCCTCCCGGCGGACCAGGACTACCGCAATGTGCAGGACGTGATGGTGGCACTCGGCCGCAAGCCCCGGTCCTGACCCGGGACGGCGGGGCGCCGGACCCCCCGGCGCGGGACGGGGCGAGTCCCCGGGACCCCGGACTATGCGGAGATACGGAGAGCGGAGACACGGAGACACGCCTTCGCCCCTCCGCGCCGCGCCGGCCGCCCCGCCCCCGTATCCCCGCATACGCCGCGCCCCCGCGGGTACTCCGGGCCGGAGAAGGAACCCCGCTCCCCGCCCTGAACCCGCGGGGACGGCGTGGGGACGGGGCCGTGACGGGCCCCGCCGGGCCCCGCGCCCCGAGGAGGCGACGAAGCCATGGCACACGGACACGGACAGGCAGAACACGTACGCGACGTCATGACCCCCGCGGTGACGGCCGTGCGCCCCGACGCGTCACTGGTCGAGGCCGCCGAGCTGATGCGCACCCACGACATCGGCGACGTCGTGGTCGTCGAGGACAGCCGGCTCATCGGCATCCTCACCGACCGGGACATCACCCTCCGCGCGGTGGCCGAGGGCGTCGACCCGCTGACGGTCAGCGCGCTGTCCGTCTGCACCCCGCGCCCCGTCACGGTCGGGCCGGACGAATCGGTCGACGCCGCCGTGATGCTGATGCGGACCAACGCGGTACGGCGGCTGCCCGTCGTCGAGGACGGCAGGCCGCTCGGCATGGTCAGCATCGGCGACCTCGCCCTGGCCCAGGACCCGGGATCGGCCCTCGCCGACATCAGCCGCGCCGTCCCGGACACCTGGCCCGTCCAGGCGGTCTGACCCCGGCGGTCCCGCTGATCACGCGCCGGTCCCGGTGACCGCCCGCCGGTCCCGGCGATCACCCGCCGGCGGAAGCGATGCCCCGACCGGCAGCGGGTATGCGTCTGTCCATGACGGACGACACGAGGGGCCGCTGGCACCGATGGCTCAGCGAAGGGGACCGGGCGGTGTTCGCCCGGGTGGCCGCACACCACTGGCCCGCCGGGGACCGGTTTCTGCCGCGCCTCACCCACAGCGCCAACCACGGCCGACTGTGGTTCGGCGTGGCCGCCGGACTGTGGGCGTTCGGCGGCGCCCGGGGCCGCCGGGCGGCCACCCGGGGGATCGCCTCGCTGGCGCTCGCCTCGGCCACCGTGAACACCCTGGGCAAGCGCTCGGTGCGCCGCGACCGCCCGATCATCGACGCCGTGCCGCACCTCCGGCGCGCCAAGCGCCAGCCGACCACCACCTCCTTCCCCTCCGGGCACTCGGCCTCCGCCGCGGCCTTCGCCGTGGGCGTCGCGCTGGAGTCACGGCCGTGGGGCACGCTGCTGGCCCCGGTCGCCGCCGCCGTCGCCTTCTCCCGCGTCTACACCGGCGTGCACTACCCGAGCGACGTCGTCGCGGGTGCCGCCCTCGGCGCCGGGGCGGCCTACGCCGTCCGGGGCCTCGTGCCCTCGCGGCACCAGCTGCCGCCGCCCGCCCGCCCGCGCGGCGACGCCCCCGCCCTTCCCGCCGGGGAGGGCCTGTTCGTCGTCGTCAACCCGCTCTCCGGCGCCATGCCCCACCGGGCCGACCCGGTACGGCAGTTGCGGGCGGCGCTGCCCAAGGCGGAGATCGTGCGCCACGACCCCGACCGGGCCCCGCTGACGAGCACGCTGGAGACCGCGGCGCGCGACGCGGCCGAACGGGGCGGCGCGCTCGGCGTCGTCGGCGGCGACGGTACGGTCAGCGCGGCCGCGACGGTCGCGCTCCAGTACGGGGTGCCGCTCGCCGTCCTTCCCGGCGGCACCTTCAACCACTTCGCGTCCGACCTCGGCGTGGAGGACATCCAGGACGTCCGCGCCGCCGTGACGCGCGGCGAGGCCGTCCGGGTGGACGTGGGACGGCTGACCCCGAGCGAGGGCCCCGGCGCCCTGCGCGAACCCACCTACTTCCTCAACACCTTCAGCCTCGGCTCGTACCCGGAGCTGGTGCGGCTGCGCGGGCACTGGTCGCCGCGGATCGGCGGCCCCGCCGCGACCCTGCTCGGCGTGGCGCACGTCCTGCGCACCTCCCGCCCGGTGAGGGCCGTGGTCAACGGCGTGCCGCGCTCCATGTGGCTGCTCTTCGCGGGCAACGGCGCCTACCGCAGCGTGGGGCTGGCCCCGGTCCGCCGCTACGACCTGGCGGACGGCCTGCTGGACGTCCGGGTCGCGCACGGCGGCCGCTTCGCCCGCACCCGGCTCGTCGCGGCGGCGCTCACGGGCGCGCTGGCCCGGTCCCCCGTCTACGCCGCCGCGCGTCCGCGCCGGCTGCGGGTCTCGGGACTGCCGACCGGCACCCACATGGCGTACGACGGCGAGGTGGCGCCCGCTCCCCCGGCCTTCGTCATCGACAAGGCGGAGGAGGCGCTGACCGTTTACCGGCCGGTCCCGGACTGAGGGGCACACCGGCGTCGGCCGGCCCCTCCGGGGCACCGGCCGGCCGACGCTCGCCGCCTCTTCGCGCCTCTCATCGCGTACCACATGACGAGACGCCATTCTCGTGATACGAGACACCGGTCTAGACTGCGGCTCCCCGCACGCCTCGCCCGGAAGGGGCCGCCATGCCCGACCGCACCGACGTACGAGACGAACCGGCCGCGCGGGCCGGAGCGAGCGAGGACCCCGCGAACCCGGGTGCCACGGGGCACCCGGAGACCGGAGCCGCCGTTTACACCCACGGCCACCACGAGTCGGTGCTCCGCTCGCACACCTGGCGGACCGCCGCCAACTCCGCCGGCTATCTGCTGGACGAGCTCCGCCCCGGCATGACCGTCCTGGACGTCGGCTGCGGGCCCGGCACCATCACCGCCGACCTGGCCCGGCTCGTCGCCCCCGGCCGGGTCACCGGGATCGACGCGGCCCCGGGCATCCTCGGCCGGGCCCGGTCGGTGGCCGCCGGACGCGGCCTGGACACCGTCGGCTTCACCGTGGCCGACGTCTCGGAGCTGCCCTTCCCCGACGGCTCCTTCGACGTCGTGCACGCCCACCAGGTCCTCCAGCACGTCGGCGACCCGGCCGGCGCCCTGCGCGAGATGCGCCGCGTCTGCCGGCCCGGCGGTGTGGTCGCCGCCCGCGACTCCGACTACGCGGCCATGACCTGGCATCCCGGCTCCCCGGCCCTCGACGCCTGGCTGGACCTCTACCGCCGGGTCGCCCGCGGCAACGGCGGCGAACCGGACGCCGGACGGCGGCTGCTGTCCTGGGCGCGGCAGGCCGGCTTCACCGACGTCACGGCCTCGGCCTCCGCCTGGTGCTACGCCACCGAGGAGGAACGCGCCTGGTGGAGCGGCCTGTGGGCGGACCGCACCGTGGACTCGGCCTACGCGCGGCTCGCGGTGGACGGCGGCCACGCCGGGGAGGAGGAGCTGCGCCGGATCGCCGGCGCCTGGCGGGAGTGGGGCGCGAGCCCGGACGGCTGGTTCGCCGTCCTGCACGGCGAGATCCTCTGCCGCGTCGTCAACTAGGCTCAACCGCCATGGAAATCCTGGGTACTTCACTCCGTGTCTGCGTGGACGACCTGGACGCCGCCGTCGGCGTCTACGAGCGGCTGACCGGCGAACGGGCGGTGCGCTCCCGGCGCGGCGGCGTCTCGGTCGCGGCGGTGGGCGCGTTCCTGCTGATGAGCGGGGACGAGGCCGAGCTCGAACTGCTGCGCAAGGTCACCGCCACCATCGCGGTGAAGGACGTGGACGAGGCGCACCGCACGCTCACCGAGGTGGGCGCGCGCATCCTCGCGGGACCGCTGCCCACCCCCGGGCGGAATCTGCTGGCCCTCCACCCGGACGGCTCGATCTTCGAGTACGTCGACGGCGGTGTGCCCGGGGCCCGGTGACGCCCGTGCCGCGGCGGCCCGGAGGCGGCGGCCGCCGCGGAGGGATCTCCGGGCCATCCGGTTCCGGAGAGCGTGGGAACGCAGACCGTCAGACGGTCAGACTGTCAGGACGATCTTGCCGCGGGTGCGTCCCTCCTGGCTGAGCCGGAACGCCTCCCCCACCTGCTCCAGCGGCAGCTCCTGGTCCACGTTGACGGTGAGCTTCCCGGCGTCGGCCAGTTCGCCGAGGGCGGTGAGATCGGCCGCGTCGGGCCGCACGAAGACGTAGCGGCCGCCGGACCCGGCGATCCCCGGATCCACGACGGAGACCACGCGCGCCGCCGACTTCGCCAGGTCCAGTGAGGCCGGGATCGCGTCACCGCCCACGAAGTCGAGCGCCACGTCGACGCCCTCGGGCGCCAGCTCCCGCACCCGGTCGGCCAGTCCGTCGCCGTAGGTCACCGGCTCGGCGGCGCCGAGGGACCGCAGATAGTCGTGATTGCGCTCGCTGGCGGTACCGATGACCCGCGCGCCCCGCGCGGCCGCGATCTGCACCGCGAACGAGCCGACACCGCCGGCCGCCGCGTGCACCAGCACGGTGTCGCCCTCGGCCGCCCCGGCGGCGCGCAGCGCCTGGTAGGCGGTGAGCCCCGCCAGCGGAACCCCGGCCGCCTGCTGCCAGCTGAGGGAGGCGGGCTTGCGGGCCAGGACCCGGACCGGGGCGGCGACGAGCTCGGCGTAGGTCCCGAACTGCGCCACGTCCTGCCGGTTGTAGCCGATCACCTCGTCGCCCGCGGCGAACTCGGTGATCGCCGGTCCGACGGCTTCCACCACACCGGCCACGTCCCAGCCGGGGATGAGGGGGAAGTTGGTCTGCAGGACCGGGTCGAGATAGCCGGCGGTGATCTTCCAGTCCACGGGGTTGACGCCGGCGGCCTTCACCCGGACCAGCACGCTGTCCGGCCCGACCTTCGGCTCGGGGACGTCGGTGAGCTTCGGCGTTTCGCCGTATGAGTTGATCGTCACTGCCTTCATAACGGACTCCAACAAGACTGAGGCGGGCGGGAATTCCCGGTCACG from the Streptomyces xinghaiensis S187 genome contains:
- a CDS encoding Vms1/Ankzf1 family peptidyl-tRNA hydrolase translates to MELAFLNPVVERPGPWASVYFDTSRASQYAFKEQELAAREACDELAAQGADERTCRTLRDVLSELPRTGAPGRALFATGGEVVLDVPLGEAPQGRSEVSWSPVPHLGPLLEHRSENPRCLIAYIDRKGADFEVRDDYGREEAGHQEGQDWPIHRNRHGADWSVRHFELAVEETWDHNAGEIAKALAETWEETGARMLVLAGDVRERRAVHDRLPEPLKSACTETEYGGRAAGARRERLDEVVDEAREKYVRQHTAELLDRFRSRRAQVPGDVPHDAAEGVPALVEAAREHRIGSLVIRPDGPDVHREVWVGREPDQIAVRHTDIPYLGDTEPVAVRADDALLRAAAASGAEAVVVHRPEDVDGDLPSGGLGALLRWPSARGERLEESL
- a CDS encoding DUF2795 domain-containing protein yields the protein MTLRNPLLRNPFRRNHRAGRPPDPAAGQQQRGTKQQREDHMQRGSDRLNVHHDDEMKHQLQGMLRSGHSTRAEEWHDPEPSAEDDPDTTLRPAPTPGVSDEAEAEALRSELARYFGRTPFPGRREQLLGTLRERNAPERLVEVIGTLPADQDYRNVQDVMVALGRKPRS
- a CDS encoding CBS domain-containing protein; amino-acid sequence: MAHGHGQAEHVRDVMTPAVTAVRPDASLVEAAELMRTHDIGDVVVVEDSRLIGILTDRDITLRAVAEGVDPLTVSALSVCTPRPVTVGPDESVDAAVMLMRTNAVRRLPVVEDGRPLGMVSIGDLALAQDPGSALADISRAVPDTWPVQAV
- a CDS encoding methyltransferase domain-containing protein; translation: MPDRTDVRDEPAARAGASEDPANPGATGHPETGAAVYTHGHHESVLRSHTWRTAANSAGYLLDELRPGMTVLDVGCGPGTITADLARLVAPGRVTGIDAAPGILGRARSVAAGRGLDTVGFTVADVSELPFPDGSFDVVHAHQVLQHVGDPAGALREMRRVCRPGGVVAARDSDYAAMTWHPGSPALDAWLDLYRRVARGNGGEPDAGRRLLSWARQAGFTDVTASASAWCYATEEERAWWSGLWADRTVDSAYARLAVDGGHAGEEELRRIAGAWREWGASPDGWFAVLHGEILCRVVN
- a CDS encoding bifunctional phosphatase PAP2/diacylglycerol kinase family protein, producing the protein MTDDTRGRWHRWLSEGDRAVFARVAAHHWPAGDRFLPRLTHSANHGRLWFGVAAGLWAFGGARGRRAATRGIASLALASATVNTLGKRSVRRDRPIIDAVPHLRRAKRQPTTTSFPSGHSASAAAFAVGVALESRPWGTLLAPVAAAVAFSRVYTGVHYPSDVVAGAALGAGAAYAVRGLVPSRHQLPPPARPRGDAPALPAGEGLFVVVNPLSGAMPHRADPVRQLRAALPKAEIVRHDPDRAPLTSTLETAARDAAERGGALGVVGGDGTVSAAATVALQYGVPLAVLPGGTFNHFASDLGVEDIQDVRAAVTRGEAVRVDVGRLTPSEGPGALREPTYFLNTFSLGSYPELVRLRGHWSPRIGGPAATLLGVAHVLRTSRPVRAVVNGVPRSMWLLFAGNGAYRSVGLAPVRRYDLADGLLDVRVAHGGRFARTRLVAAALTGALARSPVYAAARPRRLRVSGLPTGTHMAYDGEVAPAPPAFVIDKAEEALTVYRPVPD
- a CDS encoding VOC family protein; protein product: MEILGTSLRVCVDDLDAAVGVYERLTGERAVRSRRGGVSVAAVGAFLLMSGDEAELELLRKVTATIAVKDVDEAHRTLTEVGARILAGPLPTPGRNLLALHPDGSIFEYVDGGVPGAR
- a CDS encoding NADP-dependent oxidoreductase, yielding MKAVTINSYGETPKLTDVPEPKVGPDSVLVRVKAAGVNPVDWKITAGYLDPVLQTNFPLIPGWDVAGVVEAVGPAITEFAAGDEVIGYNRQDVAQFGTYAELVAAPVRVLARKPASLSWQQAAGVPLAGLTAYQALRAAGAAEGDTVLVHAAAGGVGSFAVQIAAARGARVIGTASERNHDYLRSLGAAEPVTYGDGLADRVRELAPEGVDVALDFVGGDAIPASLDLAKSAARVVSVVDPGIAGSGGRYVFVRPDAADLTALGELADAGKLTVNVDQELPLEQVGEAFRLSQEGRTRGKIVLTV